A portion of the Hyalangium minutum genome contains these proteins:
- the pheS gene encoding phenylalanine--tRNA ligase subunit alpha produces MRDRLQALAEAARRDITVASEVSAVETLRVRYLGKKGELSGVLGGMGKLPPEERKALGEVANQVKAEIEKLLSEALQRAEEAALEQELKGAKLDVTLPGRGVAPGSRHPVSRTMEEISRTFARLGFEVAVGPEIELDYFNFEALNLPKDHPARDMQDTFYVDEATLGHAKKADSPVLLRTHTSPVQVRHMLARKPPIRAIMPGRVYRRDSDITHTPMFHQVEGLLVDKNVSFAELKGTLDAFVKAFFGSETRTRFRPSFFPFTEPSAEVDISCTSCGGKGCRVCKQTGWLEVLGSGMVHPNVFTAAGYDPREVTGYAFGMGVERIAMLRYRIDDLRMMFENDARFLEQF; encoded by the coding sequence ATGCGGGATCGCTTGCAGGCCCTCGCGGAAGCCGCGCGGCGGGACATCACCGTCGCCTCCGAGGTCTCCGCCGTGGAGACGTTGAGGGTGCGCTACCTGGGGAAGAAGGGAGAGCTGTCCGGAGTGCTGGGCGGCATGGGCAAGCTGCCCCCCGAAGAGCGCAAGGCGCTGGGCGAGGTGGCCAACCAAGTCAAAGCGGAGATCGAGAAGCTGCTCTCCGAGGCGCTCCAGCGTGCCGAGGAGGCCGCGCTCGAGCAGGAGCTCAAGGGCGCCAAGCTGGACGTGACGCTGCCCGGCCGCGGAGTGGCCCCGGGCAGCCGCCACCCGGTGTCTCGGACGATGGAGGAGATCTCGCGCACGTTCGCACGGCTCGGCTTCGAGGTGGCGGTGGGTCCGGAGATCGAGCTGGACTACTTCAACTTCGAGGCGCTCAACCTGCCCAAGGATCACCCCGCGCGGGACATGCAGGACACCTTCTACGTGGACGAGGCGACGCTCGGCCATGCGAAGAAGGCGGACAGCCCCGTGCTGCTGCGCACGCACACGTCCCCGGTGCAGGTGCGGCACATGCTGGCGCGCAAGCCGCCCATCCGCGCGATCATGCCCGGCCGTGTGTACCGGCGGGACTCGGACATCACGCACACGCCCATGTTCCACCAGGTGGAGGGCCTGCTGGTGGACAAGAACGTGAGCTTCGCGGAGCTGAAGGGCACGCTGGATGCGTTCGTGAAGGCGTTCTTCGGCTCGGAGACGCGCACGCGCTTCCGCCCGTCCTTCTTCCCCTTCACCGAGCCCTCGGCCGAGGTGGACATCTCCTGCACCTCGTGCGGCGGCAAGGGCTGCCGGGTGTGCAAGCAGACCGGGTGGCTGGAGGTGCTGGGCAGCGGCATGGTGCACCCCAACGTCTTCACCGCCGCCGGGTATGACCCGCGCGAGGTGACGGGGTACGCGTTTGGCATGGGCGTGGAGCGCATCGCCATGCTGCGCTACCGCATCGATGACCTGCGGATGATGTTCGAGAACGACGCGCGCTTCCTGGAGCAGTTCTGA
- a CDS encoding PEGA domain-containing protein, with amino-acid sequence MRGGGWLTVALVTLGCAGRQEESPAMAQARELLRKAESPSGDVVLRCEPEDAEVILDGVTRGLCSDFRGAPRGLRVGEGLHQIEVKKEGHWPYTTYIDPHGTRAVLNVLLQPMGSDIPERGTP; translated from the coding sequence ATGCGTGGCGGGGGCTGGCTCACGGTGGCACTCGTCACGCTGGGCTGTGCGGGGCGCCAGGAGGAGTCCCCGGCGATGGCGCAGGCCCGGGAGCTGCTGCGCAAGGCCGAGTCGCCGAGCGGCGACGTGGTGCTGAGGTGCGAGCCCGAGGACGCCGAGGTCATCTTGGATGGCGTCACCCGGGGGCTGTGCAGCGACTTCCGAGGGGCGCCTCGGGGGCTGCGGGTGGGCGAGGGGCTGCACCAGATCGAGGTGAAGAAGGAAGGCCACTGGCCGTACACCACCTATATCGACCCCCATGGGACGCGGGCCGTGCTGAACGTGCTGCTTCAGCCGATGGGGAGCGACATTCCCGAGCGAGGTACTCCGTGA
- the infC gene encoding translation initiation factor IF-3, with translation MEGSAIVRDQRTNRRIRAREVRVVGPAGEQLGVLSIEQALDRAQSEGMDLVEVNPMAKPPVCKIMDYGKFKYEEKKKASEAKKKQVVVHLKEVKLRPKTEEHDYEFKVRNIKRFLEEGNKAKVTIVFRGREITHKELGSAILEDVNKDLKEVAVVEQQPRLEGRQMFMILAPNPKVAQRARDQARQQAEAAAKAEAAAGKKPEGNRIVVDGVRSVGGKLDGEQQEGAPPVAPPQGGQAPAAAVTGGMK, from the coding sequence TTGGAGGGTTCTGCCATCGTCCGCGATCAAAGAACGAACCGCCGTATCCGCGCTCGAGAGGTCCGCGTTGTAGGACCGGCAGGCGAGCAGCTGGGAGTCTTATCGATCGAGCAGGCGCTGGATCGCGCTCAGTCCGAAGGGATGGACCTCGTGGAGGTCAACCCGATGGCCAAGCCGCCGGTCTGCAAGATCATGGACTACGGCAAGTTCAAATACGAGGAGAAGAAGAAGGCCTCCGAAGCGAAGAAGAAGCAGGTCGTCGTCCACCTCAAAGAGGTGAAGCTCCGCCCGAAGACCGAGGAGCACGACTACGAGTTCAAGGTCCGCAACATCAAGCGCTTCCTGGAAGAGGGCAACAAGGCCAAGGTGACGATCGTCTTCCGCGGCCGTGAGATCACCCACAAGGAGCTGGGCAGCGCGATTCTGGAGGACGTGAACAAGGACCTGAAGGAAGTGGCTGTGGTGGAGCAGCAGCCGCGACTGGAGGGCCGGCAGATGTTCATGATCCTGGCGCCGAACCCGAAGGTGGCGCAGCGGGCCCGCGATCAGGCCCGGCAGCAGGCAGAGGCGGCCGCGAAGGCCGAGGCGGCGGCGGGCAAGAAGCCCGAGGGCAACAGGATCGTGGTGGATGGGGTCAGGTCGGTGGGTGGCAAACTGGACGGGGAGCAGCAGGAGGGAGCACCTCCGGTGGCTCCTCCGCAGGGCGGGCAGGCACCCGCGGCGGCTGTAACGGGTGGGATGAAATAA
- a CDS encoding uracil-DNA glycosylase produces MTKLERLHADITQCRACPRLVEWREEVARVKRRAYREWTYWGRPVPGFGDPRARLVIVGLAPAAHGANRTGRLFTGDRSGDFLYAGLYRAGFANQPTSQHRDDGLTLKGAYITCAARCAPPDNKPLPEELAHCGPFLDRELALLPARVFLALGAIGWNAALVALARTGVVLPTPRPAFGHGAEVPLPGGQTLVGCYHVSQQNTQTGRLTPAMFDAVMARVRQLLATAPP; encoded by the coding sequence GTGACGAAGCTCGAGCGACTGCATGCGGACATCACCCAGTGCCGGGCCTGTCCTCGGCTCGTGGAGTGGCGTGAGGAAGTCGCCCGGGTGAAGCGCCGCGCATACCGGGAGTGGACCTACTGGGGCCGCCCGGTGCCTGGCTTCGGAGATCCGCGCGCTCGGCTGGTCATCGTGGGCCTTGCCCCCGCGGCCCATGGCGCCAACCGGACAGGGCGGCTCTTCACGGGCGATCGCTCCGGGGACTTCCTCTATGCGGGGCTATACCGGGCGGGGTTCGCCAACCAGCCCACGAGCCAGCACCGGGACGACGGACTCACGCTGAAGGGCGCCTACATCACTTGCGCGGCCCGCTGCGCGCCCCCGGACAACAAGCCGCTCCCGGAGGAGCTGGCCCACTGCGGCCCCTTCCTCGATCGGGAGCTGGCGCTGCTGCCTGCCCGGGTCTTCCTGGCGCTCGGGGCCATTGGGTGGAACGCGGCCCTGGTGGCGCTGGCTCGGACGGGGGTGGTCCTGCCCACGCCCCGGCCTGCCTTCGGACACGGCGCGGAGGTACCCCTGCCGGGCGGGCAGACCCTCGTGGGCTGCTACCACGTCAGCCAGCAGAACACGCAGACGGGCCGGCTCACGCCCGCGATGTTCGACGCCGTCATGGCCCGGGTGCGGCAACTGTTGGCTACCGCGCCCCCATGA
- the rpmI gene encoding 50S ribosomal protein L35, translating into MPKLKTRSAAKKRLQVKKTGKVKHGKAYGKHLFTHGKTPAQKRRNRGTGHLRDMDAKKVIKEMFPYGAN; encoded by the coding sequence ATGCCCAAGTTGAAGACGCGGAGTGCTGCGAAGAAGCGGTTGCAGGTGAAGAAGACTGGCAAGGTCAAGCACGGCAAAGCCTACGGCAAGCACCTGTTCACCCACGGCAAGACCCCGGCCCAGAAGCGGCGCAACCGCGGCACGGGTCACCTTCGTGACATGGACGCGAAGAAGGTCATCAAGGAAATGTTCCCCTACGGGGCGAACTAA
- a CDS encoding FecR family protein, with translation MGKWGVAAAALLLPGLALASIGSVTVLEGTATRTNGGQTVALQAGSEIELNDTIEVGAASNVKLTLTDESVLMLGERSQLIIDEATFEGQERKGFAARLGLGKVWAKVKKALAGSDSKFEVQTERAVAGVRGTVFRVDYGDTAKAMIPAQKQRMIVRVVEGRVVVTQEVRKAIQGKLPSGSEGKKGERKQVAGPQQVSEEEWEKNFIELQKNQQVVVDSELKPAKAQALDASAMKDTFGRFVERNQ, from the coding sequence GTGGGCAAGTGGGGCGTTGCCGCTGCCGCGCTGCTGCTGCCGGGCCTGGCGCTGGCGAGCATCGGATCGGTGACGGTGCTGGAGGGCACGGCGACGCGGACGAACGGAGGCCAGACCGTGGCGCTCCAGGCGGGCTCGGAGATCGAGCTGAATGACACGATCGAGGTGGGGGCCGCCTCCAACGTGAAGCTCACGCTGACGGACGAGAGCGTGCTCATGCTGGGCGAGCGCAGCCAGCTCATCATCGACGAGGCCACGTTCGAGGGGCAGGAGCGCAAGGGCTTCGCGGCGCGGCTGGGGCTCGGCAAGGTCTGGGCGAAGGTGAAGAAGGCGTTGGCGGGCTCGGACTCGAAGTTCGAGGTGCAGACGGAGCGCGCGGTGGCCGGGGTGCGCGGCACGGTCTTCCGGGTGGACTACGGCGACACGGCGAAGGCGATGATCCCGGCGCAGAAACAGCGGATGATCGTCCGGGTGGTGGAGGGGCGGGTGGTAGTGACGCAGGAGGTCCGCAAGGCCATCCAGGGCAAGCTCCCCTCCGGATCGGAAGGGAAGAAGGGTGAGCGGAAGCAGGTGGCCGGGCCTCAGCAGGTCTCCGAAGAGGAGTGGGAGAAGAACTTCATCGAGCTCCAGAAGAACCAGCAGGTGGTGGTGGACAGCGAGCTGAAGCCCGCCAAGGCCCAGGCCCTGGACGCGAGCGCAATGAAGGACACGTTTGGCCGTTTCGTAGAGCGCAATCAGTAG
- the thrS gene encoding threonine--tRNA ligase, whose translation MSDMITVTLPDGSQKQTARGTTIADFVRDGIGAGLAKAALFARINGQDVDLARPLTEDAKLQVFTTKSPEALELIRHDAAHVVASAVQRLFPGTQVTIGPATEEGFYYDFFREKPFTPEDLEKIEAEANKEIAQNLPFVRSEISMDEAVSLFEGKGEKFKVEIVKDIAAKGAKTLTLYKHGDWVDFCLGPHGPTTGRIGVIKILSSSGAYWRGDHRNPMLQRVYGTAFFDKKALQEHLTRIEEAKKRDHRKLGKELDLFHFHPYAPGSAFWTPKGTSLYQTLSSWMRRLTSERGYVEIKTPLMFNKGLWETSGHWGKYKENMFLVLDNESGEHDFSLKPMNCPSHHLYFGFKKHSYRDLPLRFHTQDVLHRNEAAGSLGGLTRVRQFAQDDAHIYCMESQIGDEVRRFVEFLDHVYNAVGLKYSAKFSTRPEQRLGDDATWDRAETALEGVLKTLNVPYEVKAGEGAFYGPKIDFDVSDSIGRKWQLGTIQLDYLAAQRFDLSYVGEDNAEHKPVVLHRAIFGSFERFIAILTEHFAGAFPTWMAPVQATIVTVADRQLEYARKVRDGLRAKGYRVELDERGQTLNAKIREAQIQKIPYTLVIGDNEVEAGAVAPRKYGGEDLKSMKLDAFEVLLAKEAGLP comes from the coding sequence ATGTCCGACATGATCACGGTGACGCTCCCCGACGGCAGCCAGAAGCAGACGGCCCGGGGAACGACTATCGCGGACTTCGTGCGTGACGGCATCGGAGCCGGTCTGGCCAAGGCAGCGCTCTTCGCGCGCATCAACGGCCAGGACGTGGATCTGGCCCGGCCGCTCACCGAAGACGCCAAGCTCCAGGTCTTCACCACCAAGAGCCCCGAGGCCCTGGAGCTCATCCGCCACGACGCTGCCCACGTGGTGGCCAGCGCCGTGCAGCGCCTCTTCCCGGGCACTCAGGTCACCATCGGCCCGGCCACGGAGGAGGGCTTCTACTACGACTTCTTCCGAGAGAAGCCCTTCACCCCCGAGGACCTGGAGAAGATCGAGGCCGAGGCCAACAAGGAGATCGCCCAGAACCTGCCCTTCGTCCGCTCGGAGATCTCCATGGACGAGGCGGTGAGCCTCTTCGAGGGCAAGGGCGAGAAGTTCAAGGTCGAGATCGTCAAGGACATCGCGGCCAAGGGCGCCAAGACGCTGACGCTCTACAAGCACGGGGACTGGGTGGACTTCTGCCTCGGGCCCCACGGCCCCACCACGGGCCGCATCGGCGTCATCAAGATCCTGTCCTCGAGCGGCGCGTACTGGCGCGGTGATCACCGCAACCCGATGCTCCAGCGCGTCTACGGCACGGCGTTCTTCGACAAGAAGGCCCTGCAGGAGCACCTGACGCGCATCGAGGAGGCCAAGAAGCGCGACCACCGCAAGCTGGGCAAGGAGCTGGACCTGTTCCACTTCCACCCGTACGCGCCGGGCTCGGCTTTCTGGACGCCCAAGGGCACCTCGCTCTACCAGACGCTCTCCAGCTGGATGCGCCGCCTCACCTCCGAGCGCGGGTACGTGGAGATCAAGACGCCGCTGATGTTCAACAAGGGCCTCTGGGAGACCAGCGGCCACTGGGGCAAGTACAAGGAGAACATGTTCCTGGTACTCGACAACGAGTCCGGCGAGCACGACTTCTCCCTCAAGCCGATGAACTGCCCCTCGCACCACCTGTACTTCGGCTTCAAGAAGCACAGCTACCGCGACCTGCCGCTGCGCTTCCACACCCAGGACGTGCTCCACCGCAACGAGGCCGCGGGCTCGCTGGGTGGCCTCACCCGCGTGCGCCAGTTCGCCCAGGACGACGCTCACATCTACTGCATGGAGAGCCAGATCGGCGACGAGGTCCGCCGCTTCGTCGAGTTCCTGGACCACGTCTATAACGCCGTGGGCCTGAAGTACTCGGCCAAGTTCTCCACCCGCCCCGAGCAGCGCCTGGGCGATGACGCCACCTGGGATCGCGCGGAGACGGCGCTCGAGGGCGTGCTCAAGACGCTCAACGTGCCCTACGAGGTGAAGGCCGGCGAGGGCGCCTTCTACGGCCCGAAGATCGACTTCGACGTGTCCGACAGCATCGGCCGCAAGTGGCAGCTGGGCACCATCCAGCTCGACTACCTGGCCGCTCAGCGCTTCGACCTGTCCTACGTCGGCGAGGACAACGCTGAGCACAAGCCCGTGGTGCTCCACCGCGCCATCTTCGGTTCCTTCGAGCGCTTCATCGCCATCCTCACCGAGCACTTTGCAGGTGCTTTCCCCACATGGATGGCGCCGGTGCAGGCGACCATCGTCACGGTGGCGGACCGTCAGCTGGAGTACGCGCGGAAGGTGCGCGACGGGCTGCGGGCCAAGGGCTACCGGGTGGAGCTGGACGAGCGCGGCCAGACGCTGAACGCGAAGATCCGCGAGGCGCAGATCCAGAAGATTCCCTACACCCTGGTCATCGGAGACAACGAGGTGGAGGCGGGCGCCGTGGCCCCCCGCAAGTACGGCGGCGAGGACCTCAAGAGCATGAAGCTGGACGCCTTCGAGGTGCTGCTGGCAAAGGAGGCGGGGCTACCGTAG
- the rplT gene encoding 50S ribosomal protein L20 codes for MRVKKGFKARRRRNRILKLAKGFRGRRKNCYKRANQAVERALDYASRDRAVNKRNFRSLWIVRINAAARGVGLSYSKLIAGLAKAKISLDRKVLADMAIADPAGFAAVANIAKAA; via the coding sequence ATGCGCGTCAAGAAGGGTTTCAAGGCTCGCCGCCGTCGTAATCGGATTTTGAAGCTGGCCAAGGGTTTCCGCGGCCGTCGCAAGAACTGCTACAAGCGGGCCAACCAGGCCGTGGAGCGCGCGCTGGACTACGCCAGCCGTGACCGCGCGGTGAACAAGCGGAACTTCCGCTCGCTGTGGATCGTCCGCATCAACGCGGCCGCTCGCGGCGTGGGCCTGTCCTACTCGAAGCTGATCGCGGGTCTGGCCAAGGCGAAGATCTCCCTGGACCGCAAGGTGCTGGCCGACATGGCCATCGCGGATCCCGCGGGCTTTGCTGCCGTCGCCAACATCGCGAAGGCGGCCTGA
- a CDS encoding AI-2E family transporter, whose amino-acid sequence MPAPAVPELPEEAARRIDLTWSLVMVGALGLVFGLLAVFGGVAVPVLLALTGAYVFNPVVSALERRGLNRTWGTTIVFGGCTLVMVGAVLYLIPVFQEEAAKLPEFFRQASTQVVPQIEALLGVSVPEFVNQRTAELGAKASELLQSAGPAAARLAASFAGNTARFMATLLGLAVVPVLGFFFLQDYPKLIGRVRDLIPRPAVGLVRQRFSEVDDVLSAFVQGQLTVGSILSVIYSTGLSIAGLDMAIVIGVITGFGNMVPYMGTAMGLVLAMLGLMLSWQGPWQIAVVAGTFLVAQLSEGLVITPRIVGEKVGLRPVTIIIAILGFGELFGFVGILLAVPVSAILKVVLRVVVLRYQKTRLYMGEAAKP is encoded by the coding sequence GTGCCAGCGCCGGCAGTTCCCGAACTGCCAGAAGAGGCGGCCCGGCGGATCGATCTCACCTGGTCGCTGGTGATGGTGGGAGCGCTCGGGCTCGTGTTCGGGCTGTTGGCGGTGTTCGGCGGCGTGGCGGTGCCGGTGTTGCTGGCGCTCACGGGCGCCTACGTCTTCAACCCGGTGGTCAGCGCGCTCGAGCGGCGTGGGCTGAACCGGACCTGGGGCACGACCATCGTTTTCGGAGGCTGCACACTGGTGATGGTGGGCGCGGTGCTCTACCTCATTCCTGTTTTCCAGGAGGAGGCCGCCAAGCTGCCGGAGTTCTTCCGCCAGGCGAGCACCCAGGTGGTTCCCCAGATCGAGGCACTGCTGGGGGTCTCGGTGCCGGAGTTCGTGAACCAACGGACCGCGGAGCTGGGCGCCAAGGCCTCCGAGCTTCTCCAGAGTGCGGGGCCCGCGGCGGCGCGGCTGGCGGCGAGCTTCGCGGGCAACACCGCGCGGTTCATGGCGACGCTGCTCGGGCTGGCGGTGGTGCCGGTGCTCGGGTTCTTCTTCCTGCAGGACTACCCGAAGCTGATCGGGCGGGTGCGGGACCTCATTCCCCGGCCAGCGGTGGGACTGGTGCGCCAGCGCTTCTCTGAGGTGGACGACGTGCTCTCTGCCTTCGTCCAGGGCCAGCTCACGGTGGGCTCCATCCTGTCGGTCATCTACAGCACGGGGTTGTCCATCGCGGGGCTCGACATGGCCATCGTCATCGGCGTCATCACGGGGTTCGGGAACATGGTGCCTTACATGGGGACGGCGATGGGCCTGGTGCTGGCGATGCTCGGGCTGATGCTGTCCTGGCAGGGGCCCTGGCAGATCGCGGTGGTCGCGGGGACGTTCCTGGTGGCGCAGCTCTCGGAGGGGCTCGTCATCACCCCGCGCATCGTGGGCGAGAAGGTGGGGCTCCGGCCGGTGACGATCATCATCGCGATCCTCGGCTTCGGAGAGCTCTTCGGCTTCGTGGGCATCCTGCTCGCCGTACCCGTGAGCGCCATCCTCAAGGTGGTGCTGCGCGTGGTGGTGCTGCGGTACCAGAAGACGCGGCTCTACATGGGGGAGGCCGCCAAGCCGTGA
- the pheT gene encoding phenylalanine--tRNA ligase subunit beta, whose translation MKISVKWLGDYVALPASVDELARKLTAAGLEIEGLDRPGEALRGVVVAQIKESVQHPNADKLSVTKVDLGGPSLLQVVCGAKNYKVGDKVPLATVGTKLPNGVEIKQAALRGVDSSGMLCSAKELGLTEDSSGLLILSPDAKPGMPIAEALGLDDVVLEVNVTPNRPDALSHLGVAREVGVVTGATFKPPEPKPAEKGGSTAEAIKVRIEDPARCPRYAARIVENVTIKPSPQWMQDRLKACGVRAINNVVDVTNYVNLEYGQPLHAFDLEKLAGREIVVRCAKQGEKINTLDGKERTLDADDLAICDRDRPQAIAGVMGGADSEVTEGTKTIVLESANFQPSSVRRTSKRHALHTEASHRFERGADIDAVAPAIDRAAQLIAELSGGTVASGRVDVYPSAKPARRVSLRYGRVETFLGTAVPEAECRRILGAIGFKAVEEGAGQTTFEVPRARVDVEREEDLLEEIARVYGYDNIPARLPRGVAELAPEPASAEAERRLRQALSGAGLNEVVNYSFVAPKSLEVLGGKDAPVALINPLSVEQSVMRTSLLPGLLENLSRSVRHQVERVAIYETGRAYFRDPEGGQGRRPATREVPRAGGLVWGLRSGRTWTQKDAQMDFYDAKGAVEAVLHALHVDGVRFTPAEAPAWHPRACAQVQLADGSALGYVGELHPRITKALGLPQGVFAFELDTEPLYAAARLVPEYHSLPRFPAVLRDLAVVVPVELRNDEVRRVILEVGGALVEDALIFDVYTGKPIPEGKKNLAYAIRYRSPERTLTDAEVGEAHQRIISEVNQRLGGALRS comes from the coding sequence GTGAAGATTTCGGTGAAGTGGCTCGGCGATTACGTGGCGCTGCCGGCGTCGGTGGATGAGCTGGCGCGCAAGCTGACGGCCGCAGGGCTGGAGATCGAGGGCCTGGATCGCCCGGGCGAGGCGCTGCGCGGTGTGGTGGTGGCGCAGATCAAGGAGTCCGTGCAGCACCCCAACGCGGACAAGCTGTCCGTGACGAAGGTGGACCTGGGCGGCCCCTCGCTGCTGCAGGTGGTCTGCGGCGCGAAGAACTACAAGGTCGGCGACAAGGTGCCGCTGGCCACCGTGGGCACCAAGCTGCCCAATGGCGTGGAGATCAAGCAGGCCGCGCTCCGAGGCGTGGACAGCTCGGGCATGCTGTGCTCGGCCAAGGAGCTGGGGCTGACCGAAGACTCCTCGGGGCTGCTCATCCTGTCTCCGGACGCGAAGCCGGGCATGCCGATCGCCGAGGCCCTGGGCCTGGATGACGTGGTGCTGGAGGTGAACGTCACCCCGAACCGGCCGGATGCGCTCTCGCACCTGGGCGTGGCTCGCGAGGTGGGCGTCGTCACCGGCGCCACGTTCAAGCCGCCCGAGCCCAAGCCCGCAGAGAAGGGGGGCTCCACGGCCGAGGCGATCAAGGTGCGGATCGAGGATCCGGCGCGGTGCCCTCGGTACGCGGCTCGGATCGTCGAGAACGTCACGATCAAGCCCTCGCCCCAGTGGATGCAGGATCGGCTCAAGGCCTGTGGCGTGCGCGCCATCAACAACGTGGTGGACGTGACCAACTACGTCAACCTCGAGTACGGCCAGCCGCTGCACGCCTTCGACCTGGAGAAGCTGGCGGGCCGGGAGATCGTCGTCCGCTGCGCGAAGCAGGGCGAGAAGATCAACACCCTGGACGGCAAGGAGCGCACGCTCGACGCGGACGATCTGGCGATCTGTGATCGGGATCGGCCCCAGGCCATCGCCGGCGTGATGGGCGGCGCCGACAGCGAGGTGACCGAAGGCACGAAGACCATCGTCCTCGAGTCCGCGAACTTCCAGCCCTCCAGCGTGCGCCGCACCTCCAAGCGCCACGCCCTGCACACGGAGGCGTCGCACCGCTTCGAGCGCGGCGCGGACATCGACGCGGTGGCTCCGGCCATCGACCGGGCCGCCCAGCTGATCGCGGAGCTGTCCGGGGGCACGGTGGCCTCGGGCCGCGTGGATGTGTACCCGAGCGCGAAGCCGGCCCGGCGCGTGTCGCTGCGCTATGGGCGGGTGGAGACGTTCCTCGGCACGGCCGTGCCCGAGGCGGAGTGCCGCCGCATCCTCGGGGCGATCGGGTTCAAGGCGGTGGAGGAGGGCGCCGGGCAGACGACGTTCGAGGTACCTCGGGCTCGCGTGGACGTGGAGCGCGAGGAGGATCTCCTGGAGGAGATCGCCCGTGTGTACGGCTACGACAACATCCCCGCCCGGCTGCCTCGCGGCGTGGCGGAGCTGGCTCCCGAGCCCGCCTCCGCCGAGGCCGAGCGGCGGCTGCGCCAAGCGCTCTCGGGCGCCGGGCTGAACGAGGTGGTGAACTACTCGTTCGTGGCGCCGAAGAGCCTGGAGGTGCTGGGCGGGAAGGACGCGCCGGTGGCGCTCATCAACCCGCTCAGCGTGGAGCAGTCCGTCATGCGCACGAGCCTGCTGCCCGGGCTGCTGGAGAACCTCTCTCGCAGCGTGCGGCACCAGGTGGAGCGGGTGGCCATCTACGAGACGGGCCGCGCCTACTTCCGCGATCCCGAGGGCGGCCAGGGCCGGCGCCCGGCCACGCGCGAGGTGCCTCGGGCGGGAGGGCTCGTCTGGGGCCTGCGCTCCGGGCGGACCTGGACGCAGAAGGACGCCCAGATGGACTTCTATGACGCCAAGGGCGCCGTGGAGGCGGTGCTCCACGCCCTGCACGTGGACGGGGTCCGCTTCACACCCGCCGAGGCACCGGCCTGGCACCCGCGGGCCTGCGCCCAGGTGCAGCTGGCCGATGGCTCGGCGCTCGGGTACGTGGGCGAGCTGCACCCGCGTATCACCAAGGCGCTGGGCCTGCCCCAAGGTGTGTTCGCCTTCGAGCTGGACACCGAGCCCCTGTACGCGGCGGCCCGGCTGGTGCCCGAGTACCACTCGCTGCCTCGCTTCCCGGCCGTGCTCCGGGATCTGGCGGTGGTCGTCCCGGTGGAGCTGCGGAACGACGAAGTCCGCCGGGTCATCCTCGAGGTGGGCGGGGCGCTGGTGGAGGACGCGCTCATCTTCGACGTGTACACGGGCAAGCCCATCCCCGAGGGGAAGAAGAACTTGGCGTACGCCATCCGCTACCGCTCTCCCGAGCGCACGCTGACCGATGCGGAGGTGGGCGAGGCCCACCAGCGGATCATCTCCGAGGTGAACCAGCGGCTGGGCGGCGCGCTGCGCTCCTGA